A region of the Lycium barbarum isolate Lr01 chromosome 1, ASM1917538v2, whole genome shotgun sequence genome:
TTGTACTTGAGCAAAGAAACCAATTACGCAAAAAattagagtccggagccaaaatgtcGTATTTTTGCAGTCATTAGCTCAAAATAGTAtgttttttttagaccaaaatgggtatttcgttagataaccaacgaaatacccacacacaCTGTCCCGGTGCCGaataaattgttgcatttcgctacacatgtagcgaaatataacaaattatttctttttattttatttttttgcatttcgttgtgcaattcacgaaataagtttttttttttttttgcaattcgtgaaagaaACTATGTGTGCATGCAATTGACCTCATTTTTTAGGGaattgcatttcgttgtgcaattcacaaaatatgctctttttttttttttttttttttttgcaattcgtgaaactaatgaattttttttttcatttcgtgaATTGGTCAACGaaatagacttttttttttttgcatttcgtgaaattaatgaaagaaactgtttttttttttttttttttttttgcattttgtgaatcaatgaacgaaatagtttttttattttatttcgttcatctaaaaacgaaactggaatatatatatatatatatatatatatatatatatatatatatatatatatatatatatttcgttgatataccaacgaaataggaaattataattttgttttttgcattttgtgtattaaaaaacgaaataggataaaaaaaattatttcgttcatataaaaacgaaattggaaaatatatatatatatatatatatatatatatattgcatttcagttatattccaacgaaataggaaattataattttttttttgcatttcgtttatattccaatgaaataggataaacattttattttatttttgtattttgtttatataaaaacgaaataggaaaataattggaatattttttttttatatttcattcatatatcaatgaaataggttatatatatatatatatatatatatattgtatttcatttatataaataaCATATCTATTTGCATgtacaagaaaaaatatcaactcgtaattacaccaattaaaatcacaaaattcaaaaataatatagtttttctttttttttttaaatccaatttttcgtgttttttttttaagtttcctaaaataaaattatgaaaatataaatttttaaatttgTAAAAAGTTATGATAATTTATAAAGTGGATTTTGTTTTAAAACAAgcgtgtttaaaaaaaaatctaaaataaagttatgttttcattaaaaaataacacgcttgttttgtttggaaactttaggtttaagtgttttattttttaatcaaaacataactttattttgaatacaaatctaattcaattagataaaaacatagttaaaaaatataggagaaagagtagttataaattggtgaaagagtagttgtaaattggtgaaactttaaacagtcataactatgcgctcggatatccgatttatgcaatttgtttttttaattttgcatattttttcgagatctagccgggccgattttctagaaaacctcttttttcccttccaattttaattttcccccaaattggcgggaaattttcagttttctttacttataatatgatgacgcgcaatagacttcaacataaaaatttcagagtaatgtagctgtgattctgtgaatgtcaatttcacttatgtggtttcaatttatgaaaataaagctgactaattttctcgacatataggataaaactaatttttttatcctatttcgttttttaatacacgaaatgcaaaaaaaaaaatatatatataatttcctatttcgttggtatatcaacgaaatacaatatatatatatatatatattccaatttcgtttttagatgaacgaaataaaattaaaaaaactaTTTCATTCcctgattcacgaaatgcaaaaaaaaaaaaaaaagtctatttCTTATTGGtcaacgaaattaaaaaaaaaagtttctttcattaatttcacgaaatgcaaaaaaaaaagccTATTTATTATTGGTCAACgcaaaaaaaaaagtctatttCGTTGaccaattcacgaaatgcaaaaaaaaaaaaaaaaaattcattagtttcacgaattgcaaaaaaaaaaatagcatatttcgtgaattgcacaacgaaatgcaattCACTAAAAAATGAGGTCAATTGCAAGCACACGCAGTttctttcacgaattgcaaaaaaaaaaaaaaattattccatttcgctacatgtgtgcgaaatgcaacaatttattCGGCACCAGAACAGAAtgtgtgtgggtatttcgttggttatctaACGAAATACTCATTttgatctaaaaaaaaaaagcatactattTTGGACTAATGGTTGCAAAAATACGTCATTTTGACTCCGGGCTCCAAAATAAGTACGGTACGGAGGATTGGATGAACATTTACAATCTTTCAAATTGAATTAATTAATATCCAGTGTATGTCTCACATTAAATAAATGTCCATCAATATAAGCATCATAAAATAACTAGTGAACAAAATAAGTAAAGAATATTTTCGAACATTTTGCAAATGACAGCGGCAATTTTGAATATTGTTCtagtttttcttattttataATGATTGTCATTAGTGTAGTTGGCAATTAATGGCAAATGTGGGTCAGTTTTATAACGATAAGGACAACTTGACTCCAACCTTAATGAAGAAGTAATCTATTttgcatatattttttttaattatttttttattatataggggtaggGGTAGGAGAAGGGAAAATGGGCAAAGGAATTACAACGTGGAGATTCGAACTCTCACCAATAAGGTAAGAGTTCATGTAGTcaatcaactgagctactagatccctactatTTTGCATATTACAAGAGCAATTTTGAACATTATCCCTTTTAATAATCAAATATATAATCAGATTTTAGATATTTTAATCTCAAACCGATTTTGTTTTTGAGCAAgacaataattataccaagtccACCAAACAGTCCCTTTCCCCACCCTCCCCAAAAAAGTCCAAAATTTCTTTTGCCGTTTGAGTTTATACGTTACAAATTCTTCTTGTTCCCTTCCCTCGGTACAAGTGTCACACTGGTCATATAGTACCCTCCATCAATCTTGGCCGTCCATGTTAAACCTCCTCATACGTGTGATAATGTGAATGTCACTAAAAAGTGTACAACTCGTCTCCTCACAACTTGTCTCATTTCAGGCATCTTTCAAATTTCTAACATTCAAACAAATCTTTTATTTTATCGTtattttttttgatatttttaattattaattattgcgatttataatatttttacgtaatttttaaatatataaattttatttttaaaaaaaaattaaaatttcaaatttgAACTAAGAATTAAAATAAATGTTTGGCTCTCAAAATCcaactgtatcacataaattgaatagAGCAAGTAATTATCTGATGTGGCACTTAAAATCCTAGTCAGCACAACTCACCTTCTTCACTACATCCGCACTATATATATGCTTCTCAAAACCCACTCCCTCTTTACAACTTCACAAAAAACTGAGAGGAAAATAGCGAGAGATATtaaacatttttttgcacggattgcccttcgtttgggtggtctttaaattttgcccctcaaatttatggtctttaaattttgccctttgcttgaaaagATGAGCGAATATATGaagttctgggtttgaacccccgctcagacataaaataaaaaaataatttcgcaaggcatgaCTGGGGGATTGTATGCCGAATCCAGCATATaatctttaagaaaaagttaaagttatgccggattcggcataactaaaagtctgcccctcaaggcaaagtctgccccctccgacagacttttagttaaacataactaaaagtctgccggagagggcatacaaaatttaaactttaccttgtaaggcaaacttttagttatgccttaagaaaaacttacgccttatggggcatacttttagttatgttttatgggcacacttttaattaaggcattactaaagaTTACCTcgaaaagtttaaaaaaaatacatatatatgcttcaaggcaaagtttgcccacaaggcataagtatgcccccatcggcataaatttggtaattcctgaacaagtttatgccgatgggggcatacttttaatgggcaaacttcaaaatttaaactttgccttataaggcaaactttttagctatgccttaaggaaaacttacgccttatggggcatacttttagttatgttttatgggcacacttttagttaaggcattactaaaagtttaccttgaaaagttaaaaaaaatacatatatatgcttcaaggcaaagtttgcccataaggcataagtatgcccccatcggcataagtttggtaattcctgaaCAAGTTTATGctgatgggggcatacttttaatggacaaacttttatgccggatccggcataaacttgtgaaggaattatcaaagttatgccaaaaccggcatacttatgccaagtctgcccataaggcataagtatgtcaggtccggcataactttgttaattccttcacaagtgtatgccgatgggggcatagcgaaatttaaactctgtcgtgcgaattttttttaaaattttgactgtgtggggattcgaacctgaAACTCATGAAATTTAGCGAAgggtaaaatttaaaattttcaaatatgagggacaaaatttaaagaccaccccaaaagaagggcaattcgcaaaCAAAGAAGAAATACAAAATCATTTACAAAATTTGGCCCACTTTTTCTCACCTTCACAAACACAAAATTCTCCCCTTCCCGGTGATAACTGACTCAGGATATACTCATTTTGTTCTTGTTCAACTGTGCCAACAACTCCAAAGAGTGAAAGGAAGCAAAAGGTATCAAAATTGTCATTTTTCTACCACATTTTGAAAACGTGACAGTGATAATGGTGAACAGATTATTCCCTGATTGTATTAATTGGTTTTTGGTGTGTGAAAGGAAAAGGTGAACTAGATTACTTTTCAAAGCATAGATTTCTGTAATTTGCATGTATTTTGGGATTAAGGATTTAGGCATTTAAAGGATTCTGATCTAGACAGGCAAAGCAGAGAAGGTATTTAAAGCTTTGAGAAACTGACAAAAGAGGAGTATATTTTAGGCTATAAAGGGAGAGTTTACAGGACAAGAAGTACCTTGTTTTGGTTGATTTTTCATTTCTCGAACCCACGACCATAAGGTTAAGACTGAGCTAGACGGGCCTTGTACTTGTTTTGGTCGATAGACATGCCTTTTCAGATGAAGGTTCAGCCGATCGATTCTTCAGAATCAATCAAAAATGATATAGTAAAGCCGCCTGTGTTGAAATCACGACTGAAAAAGTTCTTTGATCGACCATTCCCTAGTGTTTTGCGGAAGCCAAGTGCCGCTGGCGTTGCTAATGATGGACCAACCACTGAGTTTGAGCCAAATTCGGTTTGTTTGGACAAAATGGTTCAGAATTTCATCGAAGAGAACACTGAAAAGCCTAGATTTGGCCGTAAATGCAATTGTTTTAATGGTAACAACGATGATAGCTCCGATGATGAGTTCGATTTCTCTACTGGGTTTTCTGACTCTGTTACGAACTCTTCGTTTGGAGATTCTTATGATGCTCTCaaggtaaaaaaataaaataatttctagAAATGCAGTTTATTACTAATCAATTCAATCTCATTTTGTTTCTATTTGTTTGTAATGTAGAGCTTAATTCCCTGTGCAAGTGTTGCCGAGAGGAATCTGTTAGCGGACACTTCAAAAATCGTTGAAAAGAATAAATCTAGCAAGCGTAAGGAAGATTTGAGAAAAATCGTCACCGATGAACTCTTAGCGCTTGGCTATAAAGCTTCTATCTGCAAATCCAAATGGGAAAAAGCTTCCTCTGTTCCTGCAGGTACATGCTTCTTTTTTGTTCTGTGCGTTCATGCTCTGTCGAATTTGAGTTAATGCTAAAAACACACCTGAATTATGATAGTTCAGTGAGTTTTTGACCTCTTGCTGAATTTTGATAATTCTCGGGCAGAGAATAAGGTGCATTTTACTCAAATTTATTTGATATATTCAGGTGAGTATGAGTATATTGATGTGATAGTGGAAGGAGAAAGAGTGATAATAGACATAGATTTCAGATCTGAGTTTGAAATAGCGCGATCAACTGGAAGCTACAAATCCATTCTGCAATTGCTCCCCTTCATCTTCGTTGGCAAAGCTGATAGGCTTCAACAAATAGTGTCAATGGTATCAGAATCATGTCGGCTAAGCTTGAAGAAGAAAGGCATGCATATCGCTCCATGGCGCAAGCCGGAGTATATGAAATCCAAATGGCTCAGTCCCTACACGCGCTCCACGCCCGCTCCACTCGCCTCCGAACCGGAGGCATCTGACGCGCCGCTGCAGGATCCAGTGATGATGACGTGGCAACCACCGCCACTGAAGCCAAAGAGTTGTTGTGATAGTAGAGGAGCTAATGTAGTTGTCACCGGATTGGCTTCCCTTCTTAAGGAAAAATCCTAAAaaggttttttcttttttctttttcttttttgcattcTAACATTTTGATTGAGTACAAATATAAATGTATGAAGCTATATAATCGGAATTTTAGATAGATGATCAGAAACTCTTTTTTCCATTTGCCGGTTCCCTTCTTCATTCTTCTTTCCGTTCTtcttccctttttattttttattttttattttttttatgatatgatatgatcctcGGGGACTCTGAAAGAATCTACAACCAACCTTGCTGTAATAAAATCTAAAGCATAAAATATATACAAACTATATTATATTTTTTGTTATACTATATCATTTCAGGAAGTACTCTAGATCTTTTACTATAGGAGGGTGGGTTTGGTCGtcaacccactcttctataatagaaattaataaattaaataataaagTAGGGTTCACATAAAAAATTAGTagataattataaaaaaatattaaggtGGAATTCACCTGAAGAAGTAGGAGATAAttacaaaaaaaattaaggtgcAATCCGTGTGAAAAAATATGAGATAAttgcaataaaataaaataggacATTTAAACAATGATAATAAGTTCATAAAATGATAAAAGtgcgcttagagaaaatttaaagaagagaaattcaaaaaaaaaaaacgatttaaattgaatacaaaaatcGCTAAAAAAGTCATAAAATTAAAAGATTTAAAATTTATACCTTTGGagtaaggataaaaatgcactaattttagacacatacgtctttacccaaataatgaggaataatatcatccaaataatgaggaataacatcaagaagacgaaatataaacagtcaagaaacgtatacacatattttcttaaaatgataaagttgatctatatttaaaaatttaaCACTACAACTAATGCTAACACATCAAAGCGATTATTAGtcttgttgagtagaaagagatgatggcatgaaatTCGATAGGagaaagtaaaataatttattgatattttcaattaattgaattataacactttctataataaaaatttcataattatattaaTAAA
Encoded here:
- the LOC132642564 gene encoding uncharacterized protein LOC132642564, which codes for MPFQMKVQPIDSSESIKNDIVKPPVLKSRLKKFFDRPFPSVLRKPSAAGVANDGPTTEFEPNSVCLDKMVQNFIEENTEKPRFGRKCNCFNGNNDDSSDDEFDFSTGFSDSVTNSSFGDSYDALKSLIPCASVAERNLLADTSKIVEKNKSSKRKEDLRKIVTDELLALGYKASICKSKWEKASSVPAGEYEYIDVIVEGERVIIDIDFRSEFEIARSTGSYKSILQLLPFIFVGKADRLQQIVSMVSESCRLSLKKKGMHIAPWRKPEYMKSKWLSPYTRSTPAPLASEPEASDAPLQDPVMMTWQPPPLKPKSCCDSRGANVVVTGLASLLKEKS